One window of Manihot esculenta cultivar AM560-2 chromosome 17, M.esculenta_v8, whole genome shotgun sequence genomic DNA carries:
- the LOC110605021 gene encoding protein RADIALIS-like 1 produces the protein MASTSMSSRGSASWTAEQNKAFEKALAVYDKDTPERWANVARAVGGKTADDVKRHYELLVQDVRYIESGQVPFPNYRTTGGSRRG, from the exons ATGGCGTCTACCTCAATGTCCTCTCGTGGGTCTGCTTCTTGGACTGCTGAGCAGAACAAAGCCTTCGAGAAGGCTTTGGCCGTGTACGATAAGGACACACCTGAGCGTTGGGCCAATGTCGCCAGAGCTGTTGGCGGCAAAACTGCTGATGACGTTAAAAGGCACTATGAGCTTCTTGTTCAGGATGTCCGCTATATTGAATCCGGTCAagttcccttccccaattacagGACCACCGGCGGCTCCAGGAGAG ggtaa
- the LOC110604645 gene encoding uncharacterized protein LOC110604645, whose product METQNSQQQNQPSPAVTSCRKKKNEEATFMEDLKDHIDEFIHASMDEHKSCFKKTIQKMFGMSKIVAERSAQAKEVESSLPLRTVVSD is encoded by the exons ATGGAAACCCAAAACAGTCAACAGCAAAATCAACCATCGCCTGCTGTTACTTCATGTcggaagaagaagaatgaagAAGCCACTTTTATGGAGGATTTGAAAGATCACATTGATGAATTCATTCATGCATCTATGGATGAGCACAAGAGCTGCTTTAAGAAGACCATCCAAAAG ATGTTTGGAATGTCGAAGATTGTTGCAGAAAGGAGTGCTCAAGCCAAAGAAGTTGAAAGTTCTCTGCCCCTCCGCACTGTAGTGTCAGACTAG